A region of Pyxidicoccus parkwaysis DNA encodes the following proteins:
- a CDS encoding glycosyltransferase family 2 protein, with product MELFPIHLLFIVVLMNRYILGPFLRRMRGQRFDRVDDTYRPRVAIVIPLFNEGKGIFHAVRSLLEQDYPSELLQIVVVDDCSKDDSFAWALKAAEGHANVIVLRNPENMGKRKGINRGVKAAEDAEIIVSVDSDVIVDKSAVRQLVRRFTHPRIGAVGGRTYVTNRHQNWLTRMIEIKFHFAQEWLKDLERSFRQVMCLTGCLTAYRRHVMLELEPILEARSIAGVPIKYGEDRFLTRQIVKANYETVYTLDAFCFTAAPPTLSGYFSQQLRWRRSNLVDLLGGLSHAWRLHPVITIHYVSQLALLLSYPVVIVHNIINGEFWDILAFHFLVIGLLGVIYRFETRHLPEDRRVHGASFLPMAMLMPVTYALFTPLALFTLDSGSWETRGSPSSAPATSPADTGGGIPPTHAGEGSHP from the coding sequence ATGGAGCTCTTTCCCATTCATCTGCTGTTCATCGTCGTGCTGATGAACCGCTACATCCTCGGTCCGTTCCTGCGGCGCATGCGCGGCCAGCGGTTCGACCGGGTGGACGACACGTACCGGCCACGCGTGGCCATCGTCATCCCCCTCTTCAACGAGGGAAAGGGCATCTTCCACGCCGTCCGCAGCCTGCTGGAGCAGGACTACCCGAGCGAGCTGCTCCAAATCGTGGTGGTGGATGACTGCTCCAAGGACGACAGCTTCGCCTGGGCGCTGAAGGCCGCCGAGGGGCACGCCAACGTCATCGTGCTGCGCAACCCGGAGAACATGGGCAAGCGCAAGGGCATCAACCGCGGCGTGAAGGCCGCCGAGGATGCGGAAATCATCGTCTCGGTGGACTCGGACGTCATCGTGGACAAGTCCGCCGTGCGCCAGTTGGTGCGCCGCTTCACCCACCCGCGCATCGGCGCCGTGGGCGGCCGCACGTACGTGACGAACCGTCACCAGAACTGGCTGACGCGGATGATTGAAATCAAGTTCCACTTCGCCCAGGAGTGGCTGAAGGACTTGGAGCGCAGCTTCCGCCAGGTGATGTGCCTGACGGGCTGCCTCACCGCGTACCGCCGCCATGTGATGCTGGAGCTGGAGCCCATCCTCGAGGCGCGCTCCATCGCCGGCGTCCCCATCAAGTACGGCGAGGACCGGTTCCTCACGCGGCAGATCGTCAAGGCCAACTACGAGACGGTCTACACGCTGGACGCGTTCTGCTTCACCGCCGCGCCACCGACGCTGTCCGGCTACTTCTCGCAGCAGCTCCGGTGGCGGCGCTCCAACCTGGTGGACCTGCTGGGCGGCCTGTCCCACGCGTGGCGCCTGCACCCCGTCATCACCATCCACTACGTGTCCCAGCTCGCGTTGCTGCTCTCGTACCCGGTGGTCATCGTCCACAACATCATCAACGGCGAGTTCTGGGACATCCTCGCGTTCCACTTCCTCGTCATCGGTCTGTTGGGCGTCATCTACCGCTTCGAGACGCGGCACCTGCCGGAGGACCGGCGCGTGCATGGGGCGAGCTTCCTGCCCATGGCGATGCTGATGCCGGTGACGTACGCGCTCTTCACGCCGCTCGCGCTCTTCACGTTGGACTCGGGGAGCTGGGAGACGCGCGGCAGTCCCAGCTCGGCGCCGGCCACGTCGCCCGCGGACACCGGCGGCGGCATACCTCCCACCCACGCTGGTGAGGGCTCTCATCCATGA
- a CDS encoding carbohydrate-binding protein, producing MMRNRFLATTCGALFALSAATACGNPGNDAASTPGAVQSPAEQQPQVPNPTPSEPPVTEPAPSPLPIPTPTPTPTPTPEEPAPTPAPEPTPTPTPTPETPASTPTPSQASADKFGVTMLHPTVGGGEEWFLADNATADKRFDPQQTITRNADGSWKMKSNQVRMGVSTSTGYSAAKIPTYDRDVLASRGYMQSPNDWKNIEMTGFVKLNSVQDVTDNFDWYARGGHHNDQASGCEGSSYKGGLHYDGRARWQKETWHVSYEQAPYKPATTPLKGRWVGFKAVMRNTTVAGKQAVHLELFVNENADKVTWKKVHDVVDSGNWGGDAQHCGGSVGAMPITWGGPIATFRWDNANDVDFKWLSVREIQPEA from the coding sequence TTGATGCGGAACCGTTTCCTCGCCACGACGTGTGGTGCGCTCTTCGCGCTCTCCGCTGCCACTGCCTGCGGTAACCCTGGCAACGACGCTGCCTCCACGCCAGGGGCCGTCCAGTCGCCTGCCGAGCAGCAGCCCCAGGTGCCGAACCCTACGCCGTCCGAGCCCCCGGTGACCGAGCCCGCTCCCTCGCCGCTGCCGATTCCCACCCCGACGCCGACTCCGACGCCGACGCCGGAGGAGCCCGCGCCCACCCCGGCGCCCGAGCCCACTCCGACGCCGACTCCGACTCCGGAGACGCCCGCGTCCACGCCGACGCCGTCCCAGGCGAGCGCGGACAAGTTCGGTGTGACGATGCTCCACCCGACGGTGGGCGGTGGTGAGGAGTGGTTCCTCGCGGACAACGCGACGGCGGACAAGCGCTTCGACCCGCAGCAGACGATTACCCGCAACGCGGACGGCTCCTGGAAGATGAAGAGCAACCAGGTCCGCATGGGCGTGTCCACGTCCACGGGCTACAGCGCCGCGAAGATTCCGACGTACGACCGCGACGTGCTGGCGAGCCGCGGCTACATGCAGTCGCCGAACGACTGGAAGAACATCGAGATGACGGGCTTCGTGAAGCTCAACTCCGTGCAGGACGTCACGGACAACTTCGACTGGTACGCGCGCGGCGGCCACCACAACGACCAGGCCTCCGGCTGCGAGGGCAGCAGCTACAAGGGCGGTCTGCACTACGACGGCCGCGCCCGCTGGCAGAAGGAGACGTGGCACGTCTCCTACGAGCAGGCTCCCTACAAGCCCGCCACCACGCCGCTCAAGGGCCGCTGGGTGGGCTTCAAGGCGGTGATGCGCAACACCACCGTCGCCGGCAAGCAGGCCGTGCACCTGGAGCTGTTCGTCAACGAGAACGCCGACAAGGTCACCTGGAAGAAGGTCCACGACGTGGTGGACTCCGGGAACTGGGGCGGTGACGCGCAGCACTGCGGCGGCTCCGTGGGCGCCATGCCCATTACGTGGGGCGGCCCCATCGCCACGTTCCGCTGGGACAACGCGAACGACGTCGACTTCAAGTGGCTGTCCGTCCGCGAAATCCAGCCGGAGGCCTGA
- a CDS encoding galactose oxidase early set domain-containing protein → MSSGSGLRAPRAFAVWLWTCALFITGTARAQVPSDVGQWTYLGNWPISATHASLLPNGKVFVFGEFEEGEGPPLLWDPATNTRQSGAVPEYNIFCSGHSLLADGRLLVTGGHIEPHVGLAHTSIYDGATDTWFRGPDMNDYRWYPTNTTLPNGDVAILSGETHGPGMTNQLVQVYQLGGPDSGPPNSLRDLSTAVKDLPYYPRMFVAPNGRLFFSSPRRATMYLDWHGTGTWWDHGRSLFGGRTYGPAVYFDGKVMIVGGGDPPTATAEIIDLNQPTAAWRYTASMSLPRRQCNATMLPDGTVLVTGGSSASGFSTASGAVKYAEVYNPATEKWTKWASASDFHGYHATSLLLPDGRVLHGGGRNIHSMEIFSPPYLFKGARPTIASAPDVIEPGKSFTVSSPEVASIRKVTLIGLGSPTHAMDQGQRFLTLGYTAAEGGLTITAPATNVDAPPGPYMLFLVDDRGVPSVGKIVTVALVTPKLKRLVSFSDVWKYDDNNVDLGPDWKLRDYNDASWRSGPGQLGYGDGDEGTLLTRTSPAQPSVYFRRHLTLDKPVTRAQLEVLFDDGIAVWVNGVPVYSKNMDNGTGFGEYASDSASNAFDRASVPLSNNPFVVGDNVIAVMVKQVSGTSEDLTFALGLEAELGSEGPPPDTLTLVSPNGGENLLVGTSINIRWNTSGSVPAVDLALSQDGGANWAPIASNVVNTGTYAWQVPNLSTTQALVRVSRAGGGAPMDVSNAVFTISNVRQETPIPWRSTWKYRDDGQDPGAAWTSAGYDDSAWASGAGQLGYGDGDETTVLARTSPSQTSVYFRKKFTLSGTVTSATLDVLYDDGIVVYINGTPVLYRNVATNGTAHAKYANGSAENSSATEALVPDVFVQGENTIAVMVKQVGSTSPDLSFDLSLQLGISVPPPPARR, encoded by the coding sequence ATGTCATCAGGATCAGGATTGAGGGCACCGCGCGCGTTCGCGGTGTGGCTGTGGACGTGTGCGCTGTTCATCACTGGAACAGCACGCGCGCAGGTTCCTTCTGACGTCGGACAGTGGACGTACCTGGGCAACTGGCCCATCTCCGCCACCCACGCCAGCCTCCTTCCCAACGGGAAGGTGTTCGTCTTCGGAGAGTTCGAGGAGGGCGAGGGGCCACCCCTGCTGTGGGACCCCGCCACCAACACGCGCCAGTCCGGAGCGGTGCCCGAGTACAACATCTTCTGCTCGGGGCACTCCCTCCTGGCCGACGGCCGGCTGCTGGTGACGGGAGGACACATCGAGCCGCACGTGGGGCTGGCGCACACGAGCATCTACGACGGGGCCACCGACACCTGGTTCCGCGGCCCGGACATGAATGACTACCGCTGGTACCCCACCAACACCACGCTGCCCAACGGCGACGTGGCCATCCTCTCCGGCGAGACACACGGCCCGGGGATGACCAACCAGCTCGTGCAGGTGTACCAGCTCGGCGGCCCGGACAGCGGACCTCCCAATTCGTTGCGCGACTTGTCCACGGCGGTGAAGGATTTGCCCTATTACCCGCGCATGTTCGTGGCGCCCAACGGGCGGCTCTTCTTCTCCTCGCCCCGGCGCGCCACCATGTACCTGGACTGGCACGGCACGGGCACGTGGTGGGACCACGGCCGCAGCCTCTTCGGCGGACGCACCTACGGCCCGGCGGTGTACTTCGACGGGAAGGTGATGATTGTCGGCGGTGGGGACCCGCCCACGGCCACCGCGGAAATCATCGACCTCAATCAGCCGACGGCTGCGTGGCGCTACACCGCGTCCATGTCGCTGCCCCGGCGGCAGTGCAACGCAACCATGTTGCCGGACGGCACGGTGCTCGTCACCGGCGGCTCCAGCGCCAGCGGCTTCAGCACCGCCTCCGGCGCGGTGAAGTACGCGGAGGTCTACAACCCCGCGACGGAGAAGTGGACGAAGTGGGCCTCCGCGAGCGACTTCCACGGCTACCACGCCACGTCGCTGCTCCTGCCGGACGGGCGCGTGCTGCACGGCGGCGGCCGCAACATCCATTCGATGGAGATCTTCTCGCCGCCGTACCTCTTCAAGGGCGCGCGCCCCACCATCGCCTCGGCGCCTGACGTCATCGAGCCGGGGAAGAGCTTCACCGTGTCCTCACCGGAGGTGGCGTCCATCCGCAAGGTGACGCTCATCGGCCTGGGCTCGCCCACGCACGCCATGGACCAGGGCCAGCGCTTCCTCACGCTGGGCTACACCGCGGCGGAGGGCGGGCTCACCATCACCGCGCCCGCCACCAACGTGGACGCGCCCCCCGGGCCCTACATGCTGTTCCTGGTGGATGACCGGGGCGTGCCGTCGGTGGGGAAGATTGTCACCGTGGCGCTGGTGACGCCGAAGCTCAAGCGCCTCGTCTCCTTCAGCGACGTGTGGAAGTACGACGACAACAACGTGGACCTCGGCCCGGACTGGAAGCTGCGGGACTACAACGACGCGTCGTGGCGCTCCGGTCCCGGGCAGCTCGGCTACGGAGATGGGGACGAGGGCACGCTGCTGACGCGCACCTCGCCGGCCCAGCCCTCGGTGTACTTCCGCAGGCACCTCACGCTCGACAAGCCCGTCACGCGCGCGCAACTGGAGGTGCTCTTCGACGACGGCATCGCCGTGTGGGTCAACGGCGTGCCCGTGTACTCGAAGAACATGGACAACGGCACGGGCTTCGGTGAGTACGCGTCCGACTCGGCGAGCAACGCGTTCGACCGCGCCTCGGTGCCGCTGTCGAACAACCCCTTCGTGGTGGGGGACAACGTCATCGCGGTGATGGTGAAGCAGGTGAGCGGCACGTCGGAGGACCTCACCTTCGCGCTGGGCCTGGAGGCGGAGCTGGGCAGTGAAGGACCTCCGCCGGACACACTCACCCTCGTGTCGCCCAATGGGGGAGAGAACCTGCTCGTCGGTACCTCCATCAACATCCGGTGGAACACCAGCGGCAGCGTGCCCGCGGTGGACCTGGCGCTGTCGCAGGATGGTGGCGCCAACTGGGCGCCCATCGCCTCCAACGTGGTGAACACGGGGACGTATGCGTGGCAGGTGCCGAACCTGTCGACGACGCAGGCGCTGGTGCGCGTGTCCCGCGCGGGCGGGGGCGCGCCGATGGACGTGAGCAACGCCGTCTTCACCATCTCCAACGTGCGGCAGGAGACGCCCATCCCCTGGCGCTCCACGTGGAAGTACCGCGACGACGGGCAGGACCCGGGCGCGGCATGGACGTCCGCGGGCTACGACGATAGCGCGTGGGCCTCCGGCGCGGGCCAGCTCGGCTATGGCGACGGGGACGAGACGACGGTGCTGGCGCGCACCTCGCCGTCGCAGACGAGCGTGTACTTCCGCAAGAAGTTCACCCTGTCTGGCACGGTGACGAGCGCCACGCTGGACGTGCTCTATGACGACGGCATCGTCGTCTACATCAACGGCACGCCGGTGCTCTACCGCAACGTCGCGACCAATGGGACGGCGCACGCGAAGTACGCCAACGGGAGCGCGGAGAACTCCTCCGCGACGGAGGCGCTGGTGCCGGACGTCTTCGTGCAGGGCGAGAACACCATCGCCGTCATGGTGAAGCAGGTGGGCTCCACGTCGCCCGACCTGAGCTTCGATTTGTCCCTGCAGCTGGGTATCAGCGTGCCGCCGCCACCGGCGCGGCGGTGA
- a CDS encoding phosphatase domain-containing protein: MDLTAATKKLETLRNLMAGHTDRDEERRILGLLTGASAAELNFLLSNVDLEALLEDVDDRIIGPDNRTALLELLCVRRASELSIPSRASLVTALQVGATLEDAERRIRDVFLGLHGRELTAFKNLLDAGGNHQDLEKLLFDDVDDPALREDILAHIRHEAEAAPSGENKVLSDIDDTFYANLKDRRYPSKTVYPGVIGFYAELDRGPGIMPGRDGDLTFVTARPNDALGVVEDMTLETLRERGVPPPAVLSGSFANLVGNSRIADKKFDNFTRYLRLFPEYGFVFVGDSGQGDVEFGERMLAAAPHSVHAVFIHDVVDTPEATRQGWREKRIFFFDTYVGAAVEAFHVGVISRDGVARIACAAQESMAGIAFDSPGQREARLFELERDLKRAAAVTAAPVAAAR, encoded by the coding sequence ATGGACCTGACTGCCGCGACGAAGAAGCTGGAGACGCTGCGCAACCTCATGGCCGGCCACACGGACCGGGACGAGGAGCGCCGCATCCTCGGGCTGCTCACCGGAGCCAGCGCCGCCGAGCTCAACTTCCTGCTGAGCAACGTGGACCTGGAGGCGCTGCTCGAGGACGTGGATGACCGCATCATCGGCCCCGACAACCGCACCGCCCTGCTGGAGCTGCTGTGCGTCCGCCGCGCCAGTGAGCTGTCCATTCCCTCGCGCGCCAGCCTGGTGACGGCGCTCCAGGTGGGCGCCACGCTCGAGGACGCGGAGCGGCGCATTCGTGACGTGTTCCTCGGGCTGCACGGCCGCGAGCTGACGGCCTTCAAGAACCTGCTCGACGCGGGCGGCAACCACCAGGATTTGGAGAAGCTCCTCTTCGACGACGTGGATGACCCGGCCCTGCGCGAGGACATCCTCGCCCACATCCGTCACGAGGCCGAGGCCGCGCCCAGCGGCGAGAACAAGGTCCTCAGCGACATCGACGACACGTTCTACGCGAACCTCAAGGACCGGCGTTACCCGTCCAAGACGGTGTACCCGGGCGTCATCGGCTTCTACGCGGAGCTGGACCGGGGGCCCGGCATCATGCCCGGCCGCGACGGCGACCTCACCTTCGTCACCGCGCGGCCCAACGATGCGCTGGGCGTGGTGGAGGACATGACGCTCGAGACGCTGCGCGAGCGCGGCGTCCCTCCTCCCGCCGTGCTCTCCGGCAGCTTCGCCAACCTCGTCGGCAACTCGCGCATCGCCGACAAGAAGTTCGACAACTTCACGCGTTACCTCCGTCTCTTCCCCGAGTACGGCTTCGTCTTCGTGGGCGACAGCGGCCAGGGCGACGTGGAGTTCGGAGAGAGGATGCTCGCAGCGGCTCCGCACTCGGTGCACGCCGTCTTCATCCACGACGTGGTGGACACGCCGGAGGCCACGCGCCAGGGCTGGCGCGAGAAGCGCATCTTCTTCTTCGACACCTACGTGGGCGCCGCGGTGGAGGCCTTCCACGTGGGCGTCATCTCCCGCGACGGCGTGGCGCGCATCGCCTGCGCCGCACAGGAGTCCATGGCCGGCATCGCCTTCGACTCGCCCGGCCAGCGCGAGGCGCGCCTCTTCGAGTTGGAGCGTGACTTGAAGCGCGCCGCGGCCGTCACCGCCGCGCCGGTGGCGGCGGCACGCTGA
- a CDS encoding thioesterase II family protein, which translates to MPSPTAPSSPDRWFPTRKPLADVRLRLFCFPFAGGSAAIYNAWGASMPPGVELCAVQLPGRERRLMEKPIDNLPALVDALLPVLAPLLDRPFAFFGYSMGSRISLELTRRLHVRNGPMPRGLMVAAAGPPRENDREPIHHLPEAQFIDHLRKYDGTPEEILQHKELLELLLPTLRADFALAWWENGNHAVKLDVPISVMGAVGDAHVPVSKLETWREETSNADFRVRTFPGGHFFIRQQQAPLLAAVNEDLARWMAPVP; encoded by the coding sequence ATGCCCAGTCCGACCGCCCCGAGTAGCCCCGACCGCTGGTTCCCGACGCGCAAGCCGCTGGCCGACGTGCGCCTGCGGCTGTTCTGCTTCCCGTTCGCTGGAGGCAGCGCGGCCATCTACAACGCCTGGGGCGCCAGCATGCCCCCGGGCGTGGAGCTGTGCGCGGTGCAGCTCCCCGGCCGCGAGCGGCGGCTGATGGAGAAGCCCATCGACAACCTGCCGGCGCTGGTGGACGCGCTGCTGCCCGTGCTGGCGCCGCTGCTGGACAGGCCCTTCGCCTTCTTCGGCTACAGCATGGGCTCGCGCATCTCCCTGGAGCTGACGCGCCGCCTGCACGTGCGCAACGGCCCCATGCCGCGCGGCCTCATGGTGGCCGCCGCCGGCCCGCCGCGCGAGAACGACCGCGAGCCCATCCACCACCTGCCGGAGGCGCAGTTCATCGACCACCTGCGCAAGTACGACGGCACGCCGGAGGAAATCCTCCAGCACAAGGAGCTACTGGAGCTGCTGCTGCCCACGCTGCGCGCGGACTTCGCGCTGGCCTGGTGGGAGAACGGCAACCACGCGGTGAAGCTCGACGTGCCCATCTCCGTCATGGGCGCCGTGGGCGACGCGCACGTGCCCGTGTCCAAGCTGGAGACGTGGCGCGAGGAGACGTCCAACGCGGACTTCCGCGTCCGCACCTTCCCCGGCGGCCACTTCTTCATCCGCCAGCAGCAGGCCCCCCTCCTCGCCGCGGTGAACGAGGACCTCGCGCGCTGGATGGCCCCGGTGCCCTGA
- a CDS encoding Rieske 2Fe-2S domain-containing protein gives MQITFLGHAGFVVETAGAIVVMDPWLSSKGAFDSAWMQLPRNHHLAPLVREKLETPGKERFLYISHEHKDHFDPEFLATVQRRDFTVLVPKFHRSELQDVFAKYGCKRIIACEDAREVPIKGGYIKLFVSEQGTNRDSAVMVRGDNQCFLNLNDCKLHDRMVRIVSEEGPIDVFSAQFSGAIWHPTCYEYPSETYAAISLKKRDSKFEAVARALEQVEPRAYIAAAGPACFLDPTQFHLNFEKVNIFPNATQLFEFMKKRLPQAATRYLEPMPGDVLDVKTLEFVSLVPERVTPENMGQYLRDYAAMQEHVFRERRRNLLRAEVDEIHERLRVELQRKLDLLDLHERVGMPLYVELTELPERLLRVDFKGRRVDVVPEIRETVRYTMKASAADIVRVLDRKLNWEDFLLSFRLRLSRNPDVYEPVLHGFLGVEIEDMREFCEGIRSTEAQRERTQVEVGGKRFSIQRFCPHQGADMSGGWVEEGRYLVCPRHRWQFDMQDGGRCTQNNSSLCAEPVPERESSDKAEKSASAATDVRART, from the coding sequence ATGCAGATTACTTTCCTGGGCCACGCCGGCTTCGTCGTGGAGACCGCGGGGGCCATCGTCGTCATGGACCCGTGGCTCTCCTCGAAGGGCGCCTTCGACTCGGCGTGGATGCAGCTTCCTCGCAACCACCACCTGGCTCCACTGGTGCGCGAGAAGCTGGAGACCCCGGGCAAGGAGCGGTTCCTCTACATCAGCCACGAGCACAAGGACCACTTCGACCCGGAGTTCCTCGCCACGGTGCAGCGGCGGGACTTCACGGTGCTGGTGCCGAAGTTCCACCGCTCGGAATTGCAGGACGTCTTCGCGAAGTACGGCTGCAAGCGCATCATCGCCTGCGAGGACGCGCGCGAGGTGCCCATCAAGGGCGGCTACATCAAGCTCTTCGTCTCCGAGCAGGGCACCAACCGCGACTCGGCGGTGATGGTGCGCGGGGACAACCAGTGCTTCCTCAACCTCAACGACTGCAAGCTCCATGACCGCATGGTGCGAATCGTGTCGGAGGAGGGGCCCATCGACGTGTTCTCCGCGCAGTTCTCCGGGGCCATCTGGCACCCCACCTGCTACGAGTACCCGTCCGAGACGTACGCGGCGATTTCGCTGAAGAAGCGCGACAGCAAGTTCGAGGCGGTGGCCCGCGCGCTGGAGCAGGTGGAGCCGCGCGCGTACATCGCTGCCGCGGGCCCGGCGTGCTTCCTGGACCCGACGCAGTTCCACCTCAACTTCGAGAAGGTGAACATCTTCCCCAACGCGACGCAGCTCTTCGAGTTCATGAAGAAGCGCCTGCCACAGGCGGCGACGCGCTACCTGGAGCCCATGCCCGGGGACGTGCTGGACGTGAAGACGCTGGAGTTCGTCTCGCTGGTGCCGGAGCGGGTGACGCCGGAGAACATGGGGCAGTACCTGCGCGACTACGCGGCCATGCAGGAGCACGTCTTCCGCGAGCGGCGCCGCAACCTGCTGCGCGCGGAGGTGGATGAAATCCACGAGCGGCTGCGCGTGGAGCTGCAGCGCAAGCTGGACCTGCTCGACCTGCACGAGCGGGTGGGCATGCCGCTTTACGTGGAGCTGACGGAGCTGCCGGAGCGGCTGCTGCGCGTGGACTTCAAGGGCCGGCGCGTGGACGTGGTGCCGGAGATTCGCGAGACGGTGCGCTACACGATGAAGGCCAGTGCGGCGGACATCGTGCGCGTGCTGGACAGGAAGCTGAACTGGGAGGACTTCCTGCTGTCCTTCCGCCTGCGGCTGAGCCGCAACCCGGACGTGTACGAGCCGGTGCTGCATGGCTTCCTCGGCGTGGAGATCGAGGACATGCGCGAGTTCTGCGAGGGCATCCGCTCCACGGAGGCGCAGCGCGAGCGCACCCAGGTGGAGGTGGGCGGCAAGCGCTTCTCCATCCAGCGGTTCTGCCCGCACCAGGGCGCGGACATGTCCGGAGGCTGGGTGGAGGAGGGGCGCTACCTCGTGTGCCCCAGGCACCGCTGGCAGTTCGACATGCAGGACGGCGGCCGCTGCACGCAGAACAACTCCAGCCTCTGCGCGGAGCCCGTGCCCGAGCGCGAGTCGTCGGACAAGGCCGAGAAGTCGGCCTCGGCCGCGACGGACGTCCGGGCGCGTACGTAG
- a CDS encoding GNAT family N-acetyltransferase produces the protein MDARYLAWRIEQAQAEQVDQTPLPGRTGRPSLHVAGGRAIYTGPRALFSIALGVGLDGAVSATDVDRMEALLGQDGGLVRIELSSFADPSLSRELARRRYTVESFQLVWWRQPAEVPPPPPGVTVRPLHAGEERTWAGLFFHAYAGRPVAAEVELLGGLNLTRTPCNTCFFACVDGAPRGVGVVSATEGVALLSGDGVPPPYRGRGLQLALIHARLAWAAERGCDVATASTEPSTASQRSYEKAGFRCAYPKLVMVRPAPGT, from the coding sequence ATGGACGCGCGGTATCTGGCGTGGCGCATCGAGCAGGCACAGGCGGAGCAGGTGGACCAGACGCCCCTGCCCGGCCGCACGGGTCGGCCCTCGCTGCACGTGGCGGGTGGGCGCGCCATCTACACGGGCCCCCGCGCCCTGTTCTCCATCGCGCTGGGAGTGGGCCTGGACGGCGCGGTGAGTGCGACCGACGTGGACCGGATGGAGGCGCTGCTGGGCCAGGACGGCGGCCTGGTGCGAATCGAGCTGAGCTCCTTCGCGGACCCGTCGCTCTCGCGGGAATTGGCGAGGCGCCGCTACACCGTGGAGTCCTTCCAGCTCGTCTGGTGGCGCCAGCCCGCCGAGGTGCCGCCACCGCCTCCGGGCGTGACGGTGCGCCCCCTGCACGCGGGCGAGGAGCGCACGTGGGCGGGCCTCTTCTTCCACGCCTACGCGGGGCGGCCGGTGGCGGCGGAGGTGGAGTTGCTGGGCGGGCTCAACCTCACGCGCACGCCCTGCAACACGTGCTTCTTCGCGTGCGTGGACGGAGCGCCTCGGGGCGTGGGCGTGGTGTCCGCGACGGAGGGCGTGGCGCTGCTGTCGGGAGATGGTGTGCCTCCGCCCTACCGGGGACGGGGGCTTCAGCTCGCGCTCATCCACGCCCGGCTGGCGTGGGCGGCCGAGCGGGGCTGCGACGTGGCCACCGCGTCCACCGAGCCCTCCACCGCCTCCCAGCGCAGCTACGAGAAGGCCGGCTTCCGCTGCGCGTACCCGAAGCTCGTCATGGTGCGTCCGGCCCCGGGGACTTGA
- a CDS encoding 4'-phosphopantetheinyl transferase family protein, translating to MSTVSNLLELRPDEVHVWIVEPERIDDRKLLDAYWNLLDAGEREKQRRFRFERHQRQYLVSHALVRLTLSRYAPVAPAAWTFATNAYGRPEVQGEWGTKLRFNLSHTDGMALVAVGTGAELGADVEDAERPGETVEIADHYFAPTEVATLRALPPDRHRARFFEYWTLKEAYIKARGAGLSLPLEQFAFHLERGQSPRISFDPRMRDEPDAWQFVQLKPSERHQAAVALKRARGLPMSVRWQFTVPLAGDTTPPRIQAA from the coding sequence ATGTCGACTGTCTCGAACCTCCTGGAGCTGCGGCCGGACGAGGTCCACGTGTGGATTGTGGAGCCGGAGCGCATCGACGACCGGAAGCTCCTGGACGCGTACTGGAACCTGCTGGACGCGGGCGAGCGCGAGAAGCAGCGCCGCTTCCGCTTCGAGCGTCACCAGCGGCAGTACCTGGTGAGTCACGCGCTGGTGCGGCTGACGCTCTCGCGCTACGCGCCGGTGGCGCCGGCCGCGTGGACCTTCGCGACCAACGCGTACGGGCGGCCGGAGGTGCAGGGCGAGTGGGGCACGAAGCTGCGCTTCAACCTGTCCCACACGGACGGTATGGCGCTGGTGGCGGTGGGCACGGGCGCGGAGCTGGGCGCGGACGTGGAGGACGCGGAGCGGCCCGGCGAGACGGTGGAGATTGCCGACCACTACTTCGCGCCCACGGAGGTGGCCACGCTGCGCGCCCTGCCGCCGGACCGCCACCGCGCGCGCTTCTTCGAGTACTGGACGCTGAAGGAGGCCTACATCAAGGCGCGCGGCGCGGGACTGTCGCTGCCGCTGGAGCAGTTCGCCTTCCACCTGGAGCGGGGCCAGTCGCCGCGCATCTCCTTCGACCCGCGCATGCGCGACGAGCCGGACGCGTGGCAGTTCGTCCAGCTCAAGCCGTCCGAGCGGCACCAGGCGGCGGTGGCCCTCAAGCGCGCGCGGGGCCTGCCCATGAGCGTGCGCTGGCAGTTCACCGTGCCGCTGGCCGGGGACACCACGCCGCCCCGAATCCAGGCGGCGTAG